One region of Neisseria mucosa genomic DNA includes:
- a CDS encoding type II secretion system F family protein: MAQAEQKRGLFAQKNKGKRFTFEGKNTNTDQLVRGEVVAKDEEEARKKLQRRGIRPLRISKVKATKKRRITQEDITVFTRQLATMMKAGLPLMQAFEIVARGHSNPSMTEMLMQVRADVEQGSALGKSFAKYPKYFDRFYCNLIAAGETGGVLESLLDKLAVYKEKTQAIKKKVKTALTYPISIVVVAVVLIFVMMRWVLPAFKEVYSNMGAELPGMTQTVMSISDFFVEYGWIMIIAAIGIGFGVYKLHQKSPEFQKRVDAMVLRMPIFGSIIRKATIARWARTTSTLFAAGVPLVEVLDSVSGAAGNILYEEATQDIRAKVTQGLSLTSSMQSTDMFPNMVIQMAAIGEESGSLDDMLNKAAEFYEEEVDNSVSQLSSLMEPIIMVVLGSIIGTILVAMYLPLFNLGNVVG; the protein is encoded by the coding sequence ATGGCTCAAGCAGAGCAAAAAAGAGGCTTATTCGCTCAAAAAAATAAAGGCAAACGTTTTACGTTTGAAGGTAAAAATACCAATACGGATCAATTAGTCCGAGGCGAAGTAGTCGCCAAAGACGAAGAAGAAGCGCGTAAAAAGCTCCAACGCCGCGGGATACGCCCTTTACGTATCAGTAAAGTAAAGGCAACCAAAAAGCGTCGTATTACTCAGGAAGACATTACAGTTTTCACCCGTCAACTCGCCACCATGATGAAAGCAGGTCTGCCTTTAATGCAGGCTTTTGAAATTGTCGCACGCGGACACTCCAACCCATCCATGACTGAAATGTTGATGCAAGTCCGTGCAGATGTGGAACAAGGTAGTGCATTAGGTAAATCATTTGCCAAATACCCAAAATATTTCGACCGTTTTTATTGCAATCTGATTGCGGCTGGCGAGACCGGTGGTGTTTTAGAAAGCCTGTTGGATAAACTTGCTGTATATAAAGAGAAAACACAAGCCATTAAGAAAAAAGTAAAAACTGCATTGACGTACCCAATTTCTATTGTGGTTGTTGCGGTTGTACTGATTTTCGTAATGATGCGCTGGGTTTTGCCTGCATTTAAAGAGGTTTACTCCAATATGGGAGCAGAATTACCAGGTATGACACAAACAGTCATGAGTATTTCCGACTTTTTTGTGGAATATGGCTGGATCATGATTATTGCAGCAATTGGCATTGGATTTGGTGTATATAAATTGCATCAGAAATCTCCTGAATTTCAAAAACGTGTAGATGCCATGGTTTTACGTATGCCTATTTTTGGCTCTATCATTCGTAAAGCAACTATTGCACGTTGGGCTCGTACTACTTCTACCTTATTTGCCGCAGGTGTCCCTTTAGTAGAAGTTTTAGATTCTGTATCAGGTGCTGCTGGCAATATACTCTATGAAGAAGCAACGCAAGACATCCGTGCAAAAGTTACTCAAGGTCTCTCTTTGACTTCAAGTATGCAAAGTACGGATATGTTTCCGAATATGGTTATTCAAATGGCCGCTATTGGTGAAGAATCTGGATCCCTTGATGATATGCTGAATAAGGCTGCTGAATTTTATGAGGAAGAAGTTGATAACTCTGTATCACAACTATCTTCTCTGATGGAGCCGATTATTATGGTGGTTTTGGGCTCCATTATCGGTACAATCCTGGTAGCAATGTATCTGCCGCTGTTTAACCTCGGTAACGTAGTAGGTTGA
- a CDS encoding prepilin peptidase has translation MLESLDTLAPFAIPLAVIVGLLIGSFLNVVIYRVPVMMERGWTQFAKEHLQLELTEEEQQPFNLMKPDSRCPKCHAPVKAWQNIPIVSYLMLGGKCGSCKTPISIRYPLIELLAGILFGVVAWQYGWTMAAFGGLILTAILIALTFIDADTQYLPDSLTLPLIWLGLLFNLSGTFVPLKSAVLGAVFGYMSLWLLCFIYKLLTGKIGMGNGDFKLLAALGAWLGVGILPVLVFMAALIGLIGAIIRRVAKGQYFAFGPSLAIAGWIILVANEPVHRAVTWWLTKSGF, from the coding sequence ATGTTGGAATCTTTGGATACATTAGCGCCATTTGCTATTCCATTAGCTGTCATTGTTGGTTTGTTAATCGGAAGTTTTCTTAATGTTGTCATTTACCGCGTTCCTGTCATGATGGAACGCGGCTGGACTCAGTTTGCGAAAGAGCATTTGCAACTTGAATTAACGGAAGAAGAACAGCAACCATTCAATTTGATGAAGCCGGATTCCCGCTGCCCCAAGTGTCATGCTCCGGTAAAGGCTTGGCAAAATATTCCGATTGTCAGTTATCTGATGCTTGGTGGTAAATGTGGCTCGTGTAAAACGCCCATCAGCATCCGTTATCCCTTAATCGAATTATTGGCCGGTATATTGTTTGGCGTAGTGGCGTGGCAATATGGCTGGACGATGGCGGCATTCGGTGGGTTGATATTGACTGCAATATTGATTGCATTGACCTTTATCGATGCGGATACTCAATATTTACCTGACAGCCTGACCCTGCCGTTGATATGGTTAGGCTTACTGTTTAATTTAAGCGGTACTTTTGTTCCATTGAAATCTGCCGTTTTAGGCGCGGTTTTCGGCTATATGAGCTTATGGCTGTTGTGTTTTATCTATAAGCTTTTGACTGGAAAAATCGGTATGGGTAACGGCGATTTTAAATTGCTGGCCGCACTAGGTGCATGGCTTGGTGTCGGCATTTTACCTGTATTGGTCTTTATGGCAGCGTTAATTGGTCTGATTGGAGCGATTATCAGACGGGTTGCCAAAGGACAATATTTTGCTTTCGGTCCGAGTTTGGCTATTGCCGGCTGGATTATTCTGGTAGCTAACGAGCCGGTACATCGTGCCGTCACTTGGTGGCTGACCAAATCAGGGTTTTAA
- a CDS encoding 3-deoxy-D-manno-octulosonic acid transferase: MIRWLYNQLWHIAPLFIRRYLKKRAKKSTSYLEHWDERFGKKMSKPVRHPIWIHAVSVGETRAAQPLIEALQNYFPDVPLLLTQMTPTGRHTAQTLYPNAQCRYIPYDKPEWVGQFLTDHAPRFGILMETEIWPNLMHMCAEKQVPLFLANARLSEKSQRGYLKIRGLVEPAMRTLSGCFAQTAEDAERLHLIGASNVHVCGNTKYDVSLPEGMKALAAAFKERIGNRPVVVCASTRFYKGQDEAEMLLEAWKRYKGDALLVIIPRHPERFQTTFSLAEDMGYRVQYRSDNLPVNKETQIWVGDSMGELFAYYLAADIAFVGGSLVDAGCQNVIEPISCGIPTLFGCSTYNFSAVCQDAIHAGAAEQVGSAERWYEKTTSWLANPSEKERFSQKALEFIGKHQGASKRMADQIAKAVIRQ, encoded by the coding sequence ATGATACGTTGGTTATACAATCAACTTTGGCATATCGCTCCTTTGTTTATCCGCCGTTATCTAAAAAAGAGAGCTAAAAAATCAACATCCTATTTGGAACACTGGGATGAAAGATTCGGCAAAAAAATGAGCAAGCCCGTGCGTCATCCGATTTGGATTCACGCCGTTTCTGTCGGGGAAACCCGTGCTGCGCAGCCACTCATCGAAGCATTACAGAACTATTTCCCAGATGTCCCTTTATTACTGACTCAAATGACACCGACCGGAAGGCATACGGCGCAAACCCTATATCCCAATGCGCAATGCCGCTATATTCCCTACGACAAACCAGAATGGGTTGGGCAATTTTTAACCGACCATGCCCCTCGTTTCGGTATTTTGATGGAAACAGAAATTTGGCCGAACCTGATGCATATGTGTGCTGAAAAACAGGTGCCGCTTTTTCTTGCTAACGCCCGCCTGTCTGAAAAATCGCAACGGGGATATTTGAAAATACGCGGCTTGGTTGAGCCTGCTATGCGCACCCTGAGCGGATGCTTTGCCCAAACTGCCGAAGATGCAGAACGATTGCACTTGATTGGGGCTTCTAATGTCCACGTTTGCGGCAACACCAAATATGATGTATCGCTTCCCGAAGGGATGAAAGCACTTGCAGCCGCATTTAAAGAACGGATCGGCAACCGCCCTGTCGTCGTGTGTGCCAGCACCCGTTTCTATAAAGGTCAGGACGAAGCGGAAATGTTGCTTGAAGCATGGAAACGCTATAAAGGGGATGCACTGCTGGTGATTATCCCTCGACACCCCGAGCGTTTTCAGACGACCTTTTCCCTTGCAGAAGATATGGGCTACCGTGTGCAATATCGCAGTGATAACCTTCCTGTCAACAAAGAAACGCAAATATGGGTCGGAGACAGCATGGGAGAACTGTTTGCCTATTATTTGGCTGCGGATATTGCCTTCGTCGGCGGCAGTCTTGTGGATGCGGGCTGTCAGAATGTTATCGAACCGATTTCCTGCGGCATACCGACCTTATTCGGTTGTTCAACCTACAATTTCTCCGCTGTATGCCAAGATGCCATCCATGCAGGGGCGGCAGAGCAGGTTGGTTCTGCTGAAAGATGGTATGAAAAAACCACATCATGGCTTGCCAATCCATCGGAAAAAGAACGTTTCTCCCAAAAAGCCCTTGAGTTTATCGGCAAGCACCAAGGAGCAAGCAAACGCATGGCGGATCAAATCGCCAAAGCAGTCATCCGCCAATAA
- a CDS encoding outer membrane protein assembly factor BamE, whose protein sequence is MKLSIILPVIAALTLAACGNLSKVSKEGTTDNPVWPDPARTTFRHDGTQHGTWPNWDNVRQIEAGMNKDQIYELIGRPHFQEGLYGVREWDYLFNYRENGEHKTCQYKILFDKDKNAQSFFWLPEGCGPKKPAPEVVREVIIREVAPAPAARIRQ, encoded by the coding sequence ATGAAATTATCAATCATTTTGCCAGTTATCGCGGCATTGACTTTGGCCGCTTGTGGTAATTTAAGCAAGGTCAGCAAAGAAGGTACTACTGATAACCCTGTATGGCCTGATCCTGCTAGAACTACCTTCCGTCATGATGGTACTCAGCATGGTACTTGGCCGAATTGGGATAATGTCCGTCAAATCGAAGCAGGTATGAATAAAGACCAAATTTACGAATTGATTGGTCGTCCTCATTTCCAAGAAGGCTTATATGGTGTTCGTGAGTGGGATTATTTGTTCAATTACCGTGAAAATGGTGAGCATAAAACTTGTCAATACAAGATTTTGTTTGACAAAGACAAAAATGCCCAATCATTCTTCTGGTTGCCAGAAGGTTGCGGTCCTAAAAAGCCTGCTCCTGAAGTAGTTCGTGAAGTGATTATTCGCGAAGTGGCTCCTGCTCCTGCTGCACGTATCCGCCAGTAA
- a CDS encoding DNA gyrase inhibitor YacG has product MTEVTIVKCPTCQTPVIWNEESKYRPFCSQRCRLIDLGEWAQEKYTVAAEEDDTLSDSMVGGLQ; this is encoded by the coding sequence ATGACTGAAGTAACGATTGTGAAATGTCCGACCTGTCAAACGCCGGTGATATGGAATGAAGAGAGTAAATACCGACCTTTTTGCAGTCAACGCTGCCGATTGATTGATTTAGGCGAATGGGCGCAAGAGAAATATACGGTTGCAGCGGAAGAAGATGATACTTTATCTGATTCAATGGTCGGAGGCTTACAATAA
- a CDS encoding bifunctional riboflavin kinase/FAD synthetase gives MKIWLGQHRMPDFPQGSAVTIGNFDGVHLGHKHILQKLKQEADARGLPVVVVIFEPQPKEFFARQTGKKQPYRISPLRTKLNLLEQTGCVDAVWVLRFNQTFADMDAQDFINLLLRKTLNTRYLLIGDDFRFGAGRRGDFELLAAQPDIQTDRTPSVIVEDIRTSSTAVRNALSDGRLDYAKKLLGHDYTLSGKVKHGKKLGRTINTPTANIQLPPHHYALSGVFVVEADGTFGTKRGVASFGFNPTVSNNRAQKLEVHLFDFNENIYGQRLNVRFLHKLRDEKKFDSIAELKVQIEQDMKNARHWSET, from the coding sequence ATGAAAATCTGGCTCGGTCAGCATCGCATGCCCGACTTCCCTCAGGGAAGTGCCGTTACCATCGGTAATTTCGACGGCGTGCACCTCGGACACAAACACATTCTCCAAAAACTCAAGCAAGAAGCCGATGCACGGGGGCTTCCAGTTGTCGTCGTTATCTTCGAACCACAACCCAAAGAATTTTTTGCCCGACAAACCGGTAAAAAACAGCCCTACCGTATCAGCCCTTTGCGCACCAAACTAAATTTGCTTGAACAAACCGGCTGTGTCGATGCAGTTTGGGTGCTGCGGTTTAACCAAACATTTGCTGATATGGATGCCCAAGACTTTATCAACCTGCTTTTACGCAAGACGTTGAATACGCGTTATCTGCTGATTGGAGATGACTTCCGTTTCGGAGCAGGTCGCCGTGGCGATTTCGAACTTTTGGCAGCACAACCGGATATTCAAACCGATCGCACCCCATCTGTTATCGTAGAAGACATCCGTACCAGCAGTACTGCTGTGCGCAATGCGCTTTCCGACGGTCGATTAGACTATGCCAAAAAACTGCTGGGACACGATTACACTTTAAGCGGCAAAGTCAAACACGGTAAAAAACTCGGCCGCACCATCAACACTCCCACCGCCAACATCCAACTCCCTCCCCACCATTACGCCTTAAGCGGGGTATTTGTCGTTGAAGCAGACGGCACTTTCGGCACAAAACGCGGCGTGGCAAGTTTCGGATTCAACCCCACTGTCAGCAACAACCGCGCCCAAAAACTTGAAGTCCATTTGTTTGATTTCAATGAAAACATTTATGGACAACGCCTGAACGTCCGTTTTCTGCACAAATTACGCGACGAAAAAAAATTCGACAGTATCGCCGAATTAAAAGTACAAATCGAACAAGACATGAAAAATGCCCGACATTGGTCTGAAACATAA
- a CDS encoding DUF560 domain-containing protein, producing MSAAEAADVPSEPQNQPAPELQVKTAEPDPVEAEAAKPAAETSSEKVVNVDAKTLLDNPQLLSRAMYSAVVSRNIAGIKVVLPIYEQWQGHDKNMALYAHGLVAQDDGKMKEAIGYYRQFIAENPDAPVVRWQLATALFEDKQNEAAADQFDKLKAEANLPEQLVKGIESYRKALRERDSWKFNAGLSVTREQNINQAPSRRTYGNWTFPEPIDATAINYQLGAEKKWSLPKGWYVTAGADNYGKIYPEQTKYNDVTTRFSVGAGYADQRNDIGLTPFHERRFYGNDPYTYSSGARLHINRWWQPKLQTLSAVEMGRLKNTRRARSDSNNRLLSNSVVYYRNARQYWVGGFDIYQERNKEDKSDSFDRYSLRTAWGQEWGKGLSTMLRLSAAQRRYQTPSLLSGQENRRDKEADISLAVWHRAFHFKGITPRLTVAHHKTWSNDKYNEYGKTRMFVEFSKTF from the coding sequence GTGTCCGCAGCGGAAGCCGCCGACGTGCCGTCCGAGCCTCAAAACCAGCCTGCCCCCGAGTTGCAGGTTAAAACGGCAGAACCTGACCCCGTCGAAGCAGAAGCGGCCAAACCTGCTGCTGAAACGTCGTCTGAAAAAGTCGTCAACGTCGATGCCAAAACCCTGCTCGACAATCCCCAATTACTTTCCCGCGCCATGTATTCTGCCGTTGTGTCGCGCAACATCGCGGGCATCAAGGTTGTCCTGCCGATTTACGAACAATGGCAGGGACACGATAAAAACATGGCGCTCTACGCGCACGGCTTGGTTGCTCAAGACGACGGCAAAATGAAAGAAGCCATCGGGTATTACCGTCAATTTATCGCCGAAAACCCCGATGCCCCCGTCGTCCGCTGGCAGCTTGCCACCGCTTTGTTTGAAGACAAGCAAAACGAAGCTGCCGCCGACCAGTTCGACAAACTCAAAGCAGAAGCCAACCTGCCCGAGCAGCTCGTCAAAGGCATCGAATCCTACCGCAAAGCATTGCGCGAGCGCGATTCGTGGAAATTCAACGCCGGCTTGAGCGTTACCCGCGAACAAAACATCAACCAGGCCCCCAGCCGCCGCACATACGGCAACTGGACCTTTCCTGAGCCTATCGACGCTACCGCCATCAACTACCAACTCGGCGCAGAGAAAAAATGGTCGCTGCCCAAAGGCTGGTACGTTACGGCAGGCGCGGACAATTACGGCAAAATTTATCCCGAACAAACCAAGTATAACGACGTAACCACCCGCTTTTCGGTAGGCGCAGGCTACGCCGACCAGCGCAACGACATCGGCTTGACCCCGTTCCACGAACGCCGCTTCTACGGCAACGACCCGTATACCTACTCCAGCGGTGCGCGCCTGCACATCAACCGCTGGTGGCAGCCTAAGCTGCAAACCTTGAGCGCCGTTGAAATGGGTCGTCTAAAAAATACCCGACGCGCCCGTTCCGACAGCAACAACCGCCTGTTGAGCAATTCCGTCGTCTATTACCGAAACGCCCGCCAATACTGGGTCGGCGGTTTCGACATCTATCAGGAACGCAATAAAGAAGACAAATCGGACAGCTTCGACCGTTACAGCCTCCGTACCGCATGGGGGCAGGAATGGGGCAAAGGGCTGTCCACCATGTTGCGGCTGAGTGCGGCGCAACGCCGTTATCAAACGCCCAGCCTTTTGAGCGGTCAGGAAAACCGCCGCGATAAAGAAGCGGATATTTCGCTCGCCGTGTGGCACCGCGCTTTTCACTTCAAAGGCATCACCCCGCGCCTGACCGTCGCCCACCACAAAACATGGAGTAACGACAAATATAATGAATACGGCAAAACCAGAATGTTTGTCGAGTTCAGTAAAACGTTCTGA
- a CDS encoding lipoprotein signal peptidase, whose product MSSSLSKKTVYLLIALTGIALDQLTKWEILAHFQEGERLNIIPSLFDLTLAYNPGAAFSFLADQGGWQKFFFLGLALVISAYLARAILRDEFRLSGKIGAAMIIGGALGNVIDRLIHGHVVDFLLFYWKDWYYPAFNVADSFICVGAVLLVLDGLFHKKQPKPTDEPTTDNP is encoded by the coding sequence ATGTCTTCCTCCCTTTCCAAAAAAACCGTCTACCTGCTGATCGCGCTGACCGGCATCGCGCTTGACCAACTGACCAAATGGGAAATCCTCGCCCACTTCCAAGAAGGCGAGCGACTCAACATCATCCCTTCCTTATTCGACCTGACCCTTGCCTACAACCCCGGCGCGGCGTTCAGCTTTCTTGCCGACCAGGGCGGCTGGCAGAAATTCTTTTTCTTAGGGCTGGCACTCGTTATCAGCGCCTATCTCGCCCGCGCCATCCTGCGCGACGAGTTCCGCCTTTCGGGCAAAATCGGCGCAGCCATGATTATCGGCGGCGCGCTCGGTAACGTCATCGACCGACTGATTCACGGTCATGTGGTTGATTTCTTACTGTTTTACTGGAAGGATTGGTATTATCCCGCGTTTAACGTTGCCGACAGCTTTATCTGCGTCGGTGCCGTTTTATTGGTTTTGGACGGACTGTTCCACAAAAAACAACCCAAACCAACCGACGAACCAACAACCGACAACCCATAA
- a CDS encoding glycine zipper 2TM domain-containing protein, with amino-acid sequence MKKALTKTVTLIAIAASLSACAGMNQTQRNTATGAVLGGVAGNLIGGDTGSTLGGAALGGVIGSQVHHGHRYR; translated from the coding sequence ATGAAAAAGGCTTTGACTAAAACCGTTACCTTGATTGCTATCGCTGCTTCTTTGAGCGCATGTGCAGGTATGAACCAAACCCAACGCAATACCGCTACCGGCGCAGTATTGGGTGGTGTAGCAGGTAACCTGATTGGCGGCGATACCGGATCTACTTTGGGTGGTGCAGCATTGGGCGGCGTTATCGGCAGCCAAGTTCATCACGGACATCGCTATCGTTAA
- a CDS encoding dephospho-CoA kinase: MTLWIGLTGGIGSGKSQAAKIFSDLGVPHIDADALSRNLTADNGIVLPAIRRLFGDKVFHTQNSLNRAALRDLVFRRPQAKKELEEVLLPLILNEIKSAKTRYPNAAYGIIDVPLLIENPEFLAAVDRVLVIDVSEATQILRVQQRSGLNTEEIKRIMNTQANRKTRLLYADDVLENEGTLSELTKKIQDLHRFYLGYSGNSKFGTSLP; encoded by the coding sequence ATGACTTTATGGATAGGTTTGACGGGTGGTATCGGCAGCGGGAAATCTCAAGCAGCAAAAATCTTTTCTGATTTGGGTGTCCCGCACATTGATGCCGACGCCCTGAGCCGAAACCTGACGGCGGATAACGGTATAGTATTACCGGCTATCCGCCGTCTTTTTGGCGACAAGGTTTTTCATACCCAAAACAGTCTGAACCGTGCTGCTTTGAGGGATCTGGTTTTTAGACGACCTCAAGCCAAAAAAGAATTGGAGGAGGTGTTGCTGCCTTTGATTTTAAATGAAATCAAATCGGCAAAAACCCGCTATCCTAACGCAGCATACGGCATCATCGATGTACCTTTGCTGATTGAAAACCCGGAATTTTTAGCGGCTGTCGATAGAGTGTTGGTTATCGACGTTTCTGAAGCAACCCAAATTCTTCGCGTTCAGCAAAGAAGCGGTTTGAATACAGAAGAGATCAAGCGCATTATGAACACTCAGGCCAACCGCAAAACGCGGCTGCTCTATGCAGATGATGTCTTAGAAAATGAAGGGACTTTATCTGAATTGACCAAAAAAATTCAGGACTTGCATAGGTTTTATTTGGGATATTCCGGCAACTCGAAATTTGGTACATCATTGCCCTAA
- the pilB gene encoding type IV-A pilus assembly ATPase PilB produces MSIGLLRVLVQSQTINNTQAEHYNNILKTGQEILPMLFADKIISPRSLGELVARVFSYPLLDLHYYPRNNIVMDVLTEEQMVQNRCVPIFRRGRKVYLAVSDPTQIQSFQKIAFASGVTVDLVVVPDDQLSSLLEWLGQRSTTILKEISEEQEAAQPSQALYIDNEEAEDGPIPRFIHKTLSDALNAGASDIHFEFYEQMARVRFRVDGQLREVVQPPVAVRGQLASRIKVMARLDISEKRVPQDGRIQIAFHKHGRPIDFRVSTLPTLFGEKVVMRILNSDAATLNIDQLGFEPFQKEMLLEAIHRPYGMVLVTGPTGSGKTVSLYTCLNILNTEDVNISTAEDPAEINLPGINQVNVNDKQGLTFAAALKSFLRQDPDIIMVGEIRDLETADIAIKAAQTGHMVFSTLHTNNAPATLSRMLNMGVAPFNIASSVSLIMAQRLLRRLCSSCKREVERPPVPALKKAGFTDEDLAKDWKLYRPVGCDSCRGKGFKGRVGVYEVMPITEEMQRVIMNNGTEVDIMNMAYKEGMVDLRRAGLLKAMQGLTSLEEVIAHTND; encoded by the coding sequence ATGAGTATCGGATTATTACGAGTTTTGGTTCAAAGCCAGACAATCAACAATACCCAGGCAGAGCATTACAATAATATATTGAAAACGGGGCAGGAAATCTTGCCCATGCTTTTTGCGGATAAGATTATCAGCCCAAGGTCTTTGGGCGAGTTGGTTGCGCGAGTTTTTAGTTATCCGCTATTGGATTTGCATTATTATCCACGTAACAATATTGTTATGGATGTCTTAACTGAGGAGCAGATGGTTCAAAATCGCTGCGTTCCGATTTTTCGTCGCGGCCGAAAGGTATATTTGGCGGTTTCAGATCCTACTCAAATCCAAAGTTTTCAAAAAATAGCTTTTGCTTCGGGAGTGACGGTTGATTTAGTAGTTGTCCCGGATGATCAGTTGAGTTCTTTGCTGGAGTGGTTAGGACAACGTTCTACCACCATCTTAAAAGAAATTAGTGAAGAACAAGAAGCTGCCCAGCCCTCTCAGGCGCTTTATATAGACAACGAAGAGGCTGAAGATGGGCCTATTCCACGTTTTATTCACAAGACCTTATCAGATGCGCTAAATGCAGGCGCATCCGATATACATTTCGAATTTTATGAACAAATGGCTCGTGTCCGTTTTCGTGTAGATGGACAGCTAAGGGAAGTGGTTCAACCCCCTGTTGCTGTACGCGGACAGCTGGCTTCACGCATCAAAGTAATGGCGCGTTTGGACATTTCGGAAAAACGCGTACCGCAAGATGGTCGTATTCAGATTGCTTTCCATAAACACGGTCGCCCCATTGATTTTCGTGTAAGTACGTTACCTACGCTTTTTGGCGAAAAAGTGGTAATGCGTATTCTGAATTCTGATGCAGCAACTTTAAATATTGACCAACTGGGATTCGAACCCTTCCAAAAAGAAATGCTGCTTGAGGCCATTCATCGGCCTTATGGCATGGTATTGGTAACAGGTCCGACAGGCTCCGGTAAAACCGTATCACTTTATACTTGCTTGAATATTTTAAATACAGAAGACGTCAATATTTCCACTGCAGAAGACCCGGCCGAGATTAATTTACCCGGCATCAACCAAGTCAACGTCAATGACAAACAAGGTTTGACTTTTGCTGCGGCGTTGAAATCTTTCTTGCGACAAGACCCTGACATTATCATGGTAGGTGAGATTCGGGACTTGGAAACCGCGGATATTGCCATCAAAGCGGCACAAACCGGACATATGGTGTTTTCAACGTTGCATACCAATAACGCGCCTGCGACCCTATCCCGTATGTTGAACATGGGGGTCGCTCCATTCAACATTGCCAGTTCCGTCAGCTTAATTATGGCGCAACGACTATTGCGTCGTCTGTGTTCGAGCTGTAAGCGTGAGGTTGAGCGTCCTCCAGTTCCCGCATTAAAAAAAGCAGGATTTACAGATGAAGATTTAGCAAAGGATTGGAAACTCTACCGTCCTGTCGGCTGCGATAGTTGCCGTGGTAAAGGCTTCAAAGGCCGTGTCGGCGTCTACGAAGTGATGCCGATTACCGAGGAAATGCAACGTGTCATTATGAATAATGGTACGGAAGTTGATATTATGAACATGGCCTATAAAGAAGGCATGGTCGATTTACGCCGCGCAGGTTTGTTAAAAGCTATGCAAGGTTTGACTTCATTAGAAGAAGTTATTGCTCACACTAACGATTAA
- a CDS encoding 4-hydroxy-3-methylbut-2-enyl diphosphate reductase has translation MTPKTIILANPRGFCAGVDRAISIVERALEEFGAPVYVRHEVVHNKFVVDNLREKGAVFIEDLADVPKGAILIYSAHGVSKAVQQEAAERGFRVFDATCPLVTKVHKEVARLDAQDCEIIMIGHKGHVEVEGTMGQLPPGRMLLVETVEDVAGLQVKNPDKLAYVSQTTLSVDETKDIIAALNARFPNIRNPHKEDICYATTNRQTAVKELAEECDIVIVVGSPNSSNSNRLREVAAQRGVDAYMVDNAGHLQREWFEGKHKVGVTAGASAPEVLVREVLQTIQQWGHETIREGEGAEESIVFVLPKELRREGENKQILNKG, from the coding sequence ATGACCCCAAAAACCATCATCCTTGCCAACCCGCGCGGCTTCTGCGCCGGCGTTGACCGCGCCATCAGCATCGTCGAGCGCGCGCTGGAAGAATTCGGCGCACCGGTTTACGTCCGCCACGAAGTCGTCCACAACAAATTCGTCGTCGACAACCTGCGCGAAAAAGGCGCGGTATTCATCGAAGACCTCGCCGACGTACCCAAAGGCGCCATCCTGATTTACTCGGCACACGGCGTCTCCAAAGCCGTACAGCAGGAAGCCGCCGAACGCGGGTTCCGCGTATTCGATGCCACCTGCCCGCTCGTGACCAAAGTCCACAAAGAAGTCGCCCGCCTCGACGCGCAAGATTGCGAAATCATCATGATCGGACACAAAGGCCATGTCGAAGTCGAAGGCACCATGGGACAGCTTCCGCCCGGCAGGATGCTGCTGGTCGAAACCGTTGAAGACGTCGCCGGGCTGCAAGTCAAAAACCCCGACAAACTCGCCTACGTCAGCCAAACTACCCTGTCCGTCGATGAAACCAAAGACATCATCGCCGCGCTGAACGCCCGTTTCCCCAACATCCGCAATCCCCACAAAGAAGACATCTGCTACGCCACGACCAACCGCCAAACCGCCGTCAAAGAATTGGCGGAAGAATGCGACATCGTCATCGTCGTCGGCTCGCCCAACTCTTCCAACAGCAACCGCCTGCGCGAAGTCGCCGCCCAACGCGGCGTCGATGCCTATATGGTCGACAACGCCGGCCACCTGCAACGCGAATGGTTCGAAGGCAAACACAAAGTCGGCGTAACCGCCGGCGCGTCCGCCCCCGAAGTTTTAGTCAGAGAAGTCCTGCAAACCATACAGCAATGGGGACACGAAACCATACGCGAAGGCGAAGGCGCGGAAGAAAGCATCGTCTTCGTCCTCCCCAAAGAGCTGCGGCGCGAAGGCGAAAACAAACAGATACTCAATAAAGGTTAA